Part of the Pseudomonadota bacterium genome, ATATAAAGTATATTATTCTGTTATAAATAATTATATAAGTAATATTTATGGACATATCCGCAATTGACCGCTCTATTTTACGTATTCTGCAGTCAGATGGCCGCATTACCTACTCAGACTTGGCCAAACAGGTGGGATTGTCGACATCGCCGTGTATCGAGCGCGTGCGCAAACTGGAGCGACTGGGCTACATCAAACACTATTCGGCGCGACTCGATGCGGACAAGCTCGACGCGGGGCTTGTGGTGTTCGTCATGATTCGTATGGACCGCAGCTCCAAAAGCAATTTCGACAAATTCAGGCGTTCGGCCCGTTTGCTACCGGAGGTACAGGAGTGCTACCTGACGACCGGCAGCTTCGACTATCTCATTAAGGCTCGCGTGCGCGACATGGCCTCGTATCGAAATTTACTGGAAGACTCGTTACTGAGCATCGAAGGCGTGCAGGAGTCAACCTCGATTGTGGCGATGGATGCCGTAAAGGAAAGCCTAACGCTCAATATCTGACCAGGGCGACACAATCGCCAGCGAAAAATGTGAAATCGGGCGTGTCCGATCGACCCTTTAACAGTACAATCTAGTCATGAGCTTGCGTGAACAAGTGGAACAATTACTGCCCGGATGGGAGAGCTGGTATCCGAGTCTATTTGATGCCGCCGTTGATTTAGGCGTCATCAAAGCCCAGGTGTGCTCGCCCGATGATCTGTACCTGACCCGCCGCCATTCATCCGTGCAAAGCGCGGCAGCCACCGCCCATCGCGATCAGTGGGGTGGTGATTTTGACAACACGTATCGCGAGTCGGCCAATCCCAAAAAACGCCGCAAACGAAAAGCGC contains:
- a CDS encoding Lrp/AsnC ligand binding domain-containing protein, whose amino-acid sequence is MDISAIDRSILRILQSDGRITYSDLAKQVGLSTSPCIERVRKLERLGYIKHYSARLDADKLDAGLVVFVMIRMDRSSKSNFDKFRRSARLLPEVQECYLTTGSFDYLIKARVRDMASYRNLLEDSLLSIEGVQESTSIVAMDAVKESLTLNI